The following coding sequences are from one Nicotiana tomentosiformis chromosome 3, ASM39032v3, whole genome shotgun sequence window:
- the LOC104103946 gene encoding protein ACTIVITY OF BC1 COMPLEX KINASE 3, chloroplastic, with protein sequence MSLTANHHSMLPSCADAVRVSRAKSSSSGGRKVKLRVTVPRAALVEARPQQQVAAIRDVSNGAGVALQVGRDRAEDMQAEARAMSRAAGASLYSPELLATKYGSRPLKVLSRALQIFTGLGSFALKVWLDRLNGELDRNMRSRAIELRQTFTNLGPTFVKIGQGLSTRPDLCPPQYLEELSELQDALPTFPDAQAFSCIERELGRSLDTIYSSISASPIAAASLGQVYKAQLKYSGQVVAVKVQRPGIEEAIGLDFYLIRGVGILINRYVDIITSDVVALIDEFARRVYQELNYVQEGQNARRFKKLYADKADVLVPDIFWDYTSGKVLTMEWVEGVKLNEQEAIERQGLKVLDLVNTGIQCSLRQLLEYGYFHADPHPGNLLATPDGKLAFLDFGMMSETPEEARFAIIGHVVHMVNRDYEAMARDYYALDFLSPDVDVSPIVPALRNFFDDALNSTVSELNFKTLVDGLGAVLYQYPFNVPAYYALILRSLTVLEGLALYADPKFKVLAASYPYFAKRLLTDPNPYLRDALIELLFKDRKFRWNRLENLLVQGKQDRDFSAKDALQPVLKLLLGPDGVELRDLVIKEAVRVTEAIILSSVIESFNSIPGPMRTFVFNGSANGPFTISSAEKQSLMELRTQVITIWGLLRSSENFDPSLLQPILQVLQEPEARSIGGRVVGGISQRLAARLLQQVLRAPETTASAA encoded by the exons ATGAGTTTGACGGCCAATCATCATAGTATGCTGCCGTCCTGCGCCGATGCGGTTCGGGTTTCACGGGCGAAAAGCTCCAGCTCCGGCGGACGGAAAGTGAAGTTAAGAGTAACAGTTCCTCGAGCGGCTCTGGTGGAGGCGAGGCCTCAACAACAAGTAGCAGCAATTAGAGATGTAAGTAATGGTGCAGGAGTAGCCCTTCAAGTTGGGAGAGATAGAGCCGAGGATATGCAAGCTGAAGCCAGAGCTATGTCACGTGCTGCGGGTGCTTCTCTTTATAGTCCCGAACTTTTGGCCACCAAGTATGGCTCTCGCCCATTAAAG GTACTGAGCAGAGCTCTTCAAATATTCACTGGACTTGGTTCATTCGCGCTAAAAGTATGGCTTGACCGGTTGAACGGGGAGCTTGATCGGAACATGAGATCGCGTGCCATTGAACTTAGGCAGACTTTCACCAATTTGGGCCCTACATTTGTTAAAATCGGACAGGGTTTATCCACCAGGCCTGATTTATGCCCACCCCAGTACCTTGAGGAGCTCTCTGAGCTCCAG GATGCCTTGCCAACATTTCCAGATGCACAAGCATTTTCATGCATTGAGAGAGAGTTGGGTCGTTCGCTTGATACCATCTACTCATCTATATCTGCATCCCCTATTGCTGCAGCCAGTCTTGGTCAAGTTTATAAAGCTCAACTTAAGTACTCGGGCCAGGTTGTTGCTGTGAAGGTGCAAAGGCCGGGTATCGAAGAAGCAATAGGATTAGACTTCTACCTAATAAGGGGAGTAGGCATCCTGATTAATAGATATGTTGACATAATTACAAGTGATGTTGTTGCTCTTATTGATGAATTTGCTCGCAGAGTTTATCAAGAGCTCAACTATGTACAG gaagggcagaATGCAAGGAGATTTAAAAAGTTGTACGCTGACAAAGCAGATGTTCTCGTTCCAGATATTTTTTGGGACTACACAAGTGGGAAAGTTTTAACAATGGAGTGGGTTGAAGGTGTCAAGTTGAATGAGCAAGAAGCAATCGAGAGGCAGGGGCTAAAGGTTTTGGATCTGGTAAACACAGGCATCCAATGCAGTCTCAGACAGCTGCTTGAGTATGGTTATTTTCATGCTGATCCTCATCCAGGGAACCTCTTGGCAACACCTGATGGAAAGCTAGCTTTTCTTGATTTTGGGATGATGAGTGAAACTCCTGAAGAAGCAAGATTTGCTATCATTGGTCATGTTGTTCACATGGTCAATCGGGATTATGAAGCGATGGCTCGTGACTACTATGCTTTAGACTTTTTGTCTCCTGATGTAGATGTTTCTCCAATTGTACCAGCATTGCGTAACTTCTTCGATGATGCACTTAATTCAACTGTGAGCGAGCTAAACTTTAAAACACTTGTAGATGGTCTGGGTGCTGTGTTGTATCAATATCCCTTTAATG TTCCGGCTTATTACGCATTAATTTTGAGATCTCTCACAGTTTTAGAAGGTTTAGCTCTATATGCTGACCCTAAGTTTAAAGTACTGGCTGCTTCATATCCATATTTTGCCAAAAGGCTTCTAACGGATCCTAATCCATATCTGAGAGATGCTCTGATTGAGTTACTTTTCAAGGATAGGAAATTCAG GTGGAATAGACTTGAAAACTTGCTTGTCCAGGGAAAGCAAGATAGAGACTTTTCTGCAAAAGATGCTTTGCAACCTGTCCTCAAGTTGTTGTTGGGTCCAGATGGTGTAGAATTAAGGGATTTGGTTATTAAAGAGGCAGTTCGTGTCACTGAAGCTATTATTCTGAGCTCAGTTATTGAATCATTTAATTCTATTCCTGGTCCCATGAGGACTTTTGTTTTTAATGGAAGCGCAAATGGCCCCTTTACAATAAGCTCTGCTGAGAAACAGAGCTTAATGGAACTTAGAACACAAGTGATTACTATATGGGGACTATTGCGATCCTCAGAGAATTTTGATCCAAGTCTTTTGCAACCAATTTTGCAG GTACTTCAAGAACCAGAAGCACGTAGTATTGGAGGGCGTGTAGTTGGTGGAATATCTCAACGTCTTGCCGCACGCTTACTGCAACAAGTTCTTCGTGCTCCAGAAACAACGGCCTCTGCTGCATAA